The following proteins are encoded in a genomic region of Romeriopsis navalis LEGE 11480:
- a CDS encoding Fe2+-dependent dioxygenase → MIFVIHDLLSPEVLATINQDLAAAEFVDGQLTAGWHAKSVKQNQQLSPQAPSATGIQSTIEIALRHNRLFQTAVRPQQVRPVLINRYDAGMSYGVHTDNALMQTASGLLRSDVSMTLFLSPPETYVGGELAIETSSGETCFKLAAGSAIVYPSSTLHAVRKVTEGVRLAAVTWIQSLVRDPAHREILFELDTVRQSIFERQGKTTEFDLISKSLSNLLREWVEL, encoded by the coding sequence ATGATTTTCGTTATTCACGACTTGCTGAGTCCAGAGGTGCTGGCGACGATCAACCAGGATTTGGCAGCGGCTGAATTTGTTGATGGTCAGTTGACGGCGGGGTGGCATGCGAAGTCCGTTAAGCAGAATCAGCAACTGTCTCCCCAAGCCCCGAGTGCCACTGGAATTCAATCAACGATCGAGATTGCTCTGCGGCACAATCGGTTGTTTCAGACTGCGGTTCGCCCCCAGCAAGTGCGCCCGGTGCTAATCAATCGCTATGATGCGGGCATGTCCTATGGGGTGCATACGGATAATGCCCTGATGCAAACTGCTTCCGGGTTGTTGCGATCAGATGTCTCAATGACGCTGTTTCTGAGTCCGCCGGAAACTTATGTTGGGGGTGAGTTGGCGATCGAAACGAGCTCAGGTGAAACCTGCTTTAAGCTAGCGGCGGGGAGTGCGATTGTTTATCCATCGAGTACCTTGCATGCGGTGCGGAAAGTGACTGAGGGGGTACGACTTGCCGCTGTGACTTGGATTCAGAGCTTGGTGCGTGATCCCGCCCATCGTGAAATTCTATTTGAACTGGATACGGTGCGGCAATCAATCTTTGAGCGGCAGGGTAAGACGACAGAATTTGACTTGATCAGTAAAAGCCTGTCTAACCTTTTGCGGGAATGGGTCGAGCTTTAG
- a CDS encoding universal stress protein has product MLKTILLALDAEPAAQPFTDRLLAALQDLHLDASARVILSHVVSTDSDHLDIAADRPPSEIERSPHHCLEQQLRHYGQNLQCLTEVEVVMGDPAEEIVRLARIYRTDLVVVGSRGLTGMEKILRRSVSAQVSEEAPCSVLVIKP; this is encoded by the coding sequence ATGCTAAAAACAATCCTGTTGGCGCTTGATGCAGAACCCGCGGCGCAGCCCTTCACCGATCGACTGTTAGCGGCCTTGCAGGATTTGCACTTGGATGCGAGTGCGCGGGTAATTTTGTCCCACGTTGTATCGACGGACTCGGACCATTTGGATATTGCGGCTGATCGTCCACCCTCCGAAATTGAACGATCGCCTCATCACTGTTTGGAGCAGCAATTGCGGCATTATGGTCAAAATTTGCAGTGCTTGACGGAAGTGGAAGTTGTGATGGGCGACCCGGCCGAGGAAATTGTGCGGCTGGCCCGGATCTATCGCACCGATTTAGTCGTCGTGGGCAGTCGAGGGTTGACTGGAATGGAGAAGATTTTGCGGCGATCGGTCAGTGCCCAGGTGTCAGAAGAGGCGCCTTGTTCGGTCTTAGTGATTAAGCCTTAA
- a CDS encoding MATE family efflux transporter — protein sequence MQRKLTEGPVGSMLVKLTLPMIWGVFSMIAFNLVDTYFVGQLGTAQLAAMSFTFPVVMTLGSLAMGLGVGASSIIARAIGEGDMSRVQRFTTNSLTLALTAVILFVVVGLGTIDPLFQALGAGPAIMPYVRDYMQIWYFGMVFLVIPMVGNSAIRAAGNMITPSIIMTVAAATNIILDPLLINGALGFPRLELQGAAIATVISRALTLVAAIFVLRFQENMLSTKLPDLEETLWCWRDILTVGLPAAASSMITPISIGFVTSLLAMHGAAAVAGFGIASRIESFAMIAVISLASSIGPFVGQNWGAHQLGRVRTGLRQSFLFCIGWGLLMTIVLGLGGRTLSQLFNQDSAVIQVATQYLWLVPISYGTAGIIQVSSAAFNAMGKPLPSIVMTVVRMFGLYIPLAYIGSRLAGPNGIFAATMISNLLVGLGAYFWNRRACDQPIPIEVVN from the coding sequence ATGCAACGCAAATTAACTGAAGGCCCCGTGGGTTCGATGCTGGTCAAACTCACACTGCCCATGATCTGGGGTGTCTTTTCCATGATTGCGTTCAATCTGGTCGATACTTACTTTGTCGGCCAACTGGGCACGGCGCAATTAGCCGCCATGAGCTTTACCTTCCCGGTGGTAATGACCCTGGGAAGTCTGGCCATGGGTTTGGGGGTCGGCGCCTCATCGATTATCGCGCGGGCGATCGGCGAAGGCGATATGAGTCGGGTACAGCGCTTCACGACCAATAGTCTGACCCTGGCTTTGACGGCGGTGATTTTATTTGTGGTGGTGGGGCTTGGGACGATCGACCCATTATTTCAAGCTTTGGGGGCTGGCCCCGCGATCATGCCCTACGTACGGGACTACATGCAGATCTGGTACTTCGGCATGGTTTTTTTAGTTATCCCGATGGTCGGCAATAGTGCGATTCGCGCGGCGGGTAACATGATCACCCCCAGCATTATCATGACCGTTGCCGCGGCCACTAACATTATCCTCGACCCTTTACTCATCAATGGGGCTTTGGGATTTCCGCGATTGGAGCTGCAGGGCGCGGCGATCGCCACCGTCATCTCCCGCGCCTTGACCCTGGTTGCCGCAATTTTCGTGCTGCGATTTCAGGAAAATATGCTCTCCACCAAGCTCCCCGACCTGGAAGAAACGCTGTGGTGTTGGCGCGATATTTTAACCGTGGGTTTACCCGCTGCCGCCTCCAGCATGATTACCCCCATTTCGATCGGCTTTGTCACCAGTCTGTTGGCCATGCACGGTGCCGCTGCGGTGGCGGGATTTGGCATTGCTTCACGGATTGAGTCATTTGCAATGATTGCTGTGATCTCGCTCGCATCGAGCATCGGACCATTCGTCGGTCAAAACTGGGGGGCACATCAGCTGGGCCGCGTCCGCACCGGACTGCGGCAGAGTTTTTTATTTTGTATTGGCTGGGGGTTGCTCATGACGATCGTCCTGGGGCTCGGCGGCCGCACATTATCACAATTATTCAATCAAGACTCGGCCGTAATCCAAGTCGCCACCCAATATCTCTGGCTGGTCCCCATTAGCTATGGCACCGCCGGTATTATTCAAGTCTCTAGCGCGGCCTTTAACGCCATGGGCAAACCCCTACCGTCGATCGTGATGACCGTGGTGCGGATGTTTGGGTTGTATATTCCCCTCGCTTATATCGGCAGTCGGCTGGCCGGTCCGAACGGCATCTTTGCTGCCACAATGATTTCCAATCTCCTCGTTGGACTCGGAGCGTACTTCTGGAATCGTCGCGCCTGCGATCAACCAATCCCAATCGAGGTAGTCAACTAA
- a CDS encoding ATP-binding protein, giving the protein MPFILGDAAPIAELGIAAQIHGDGNMVIAKSVRQQAILATYRETFPIRTPGAIQPHGVLVAIDPATLTITQVSQNIQLVLGYAPFALLGKPLKILLSKTQLLQLTACLDTDFEHVNPLKLQFQLQGKMQYFDGIVHQTDAAIILELEPTASAATVEFISFHRLVKGSLNRMQQVAGLQNFLTLVSAEIRKLTGFDRVMVYRFDHDHAGIVEAESKTDALSPYLGLHFPAIDIPPAARELFQDSPLRLIPNIDYAPVPLIGHDDEQPPLDMSRSLLRQASPCHLEYLRNMGVASTMIIPLIKDQQLWGLIACHHQTPKMVSYEIRSACEFLGQVMCLELSSKVNQTQLNYQVKLQQLQATLIETIVQSDDLTSALVKPDDRLLSLVGAQGAAVCLDQEVTLLGTTPNPAEIRELLLWLTVQAESNLFYTDTLAEQYAPAAAYQSIASGVLFLQISQVRHYAILWFRPEVIQTVQWAGEPQAAMVTDATGAMALSPRKSFEIWQETVHHASLPWKTEEIASALELRSSLVGIVLNRADELAELNTELTRSNQELDSFAYAASHDLQEPLRGIHNYATFVLQDYEDAIDDAGIERLQTIVRLTQRMDSLINALLRFSRLGQAALECKPVDLDRILDRVIRLMQVNRCDMNFEVRRPAALATAQCAPVLVEELFSNLISNALKYNDQATKWVEIGIQPPCVIEEQPAATIYYVRDNGIGIRERHQNKIFQLFKRLHGQKKYGGGTGAGLTIAKKIVERHGGKLWLESTYGQGSTFYFTLGQ; this is encoded by the coding sequence ATGCCTTTCATACTCGGTGACGCGGCACCAATCGCGGAGTTAGGGATCGCGGCTCAAATCCATGGTGATGGCAATATGGTGATTGCAAAATCGGTCCGTCAACAAGCAATCTTGGCGACCTATCGAGAGACATTTCCTATTCGGACACCAGGGGCAATTCAACCCCACGGCGTGCTGGTGGCGATTGACCCAGCGACGTTGACCATCACGCAAGTGAGTCAAAATATCCAGTTAGTTCTGGGTTATGCGCCATTCGCACTGTTAGGCAAACCGCTCAAGATATTGCTGTCAAAGACACAGTTGCTGCAATTAACCGCTTGCCTCGATACGGATTTTGAGCATGTGAATCCGCTCAAGCTGCAGTTTCAGCTTCAGGGTAAAATGCAATATTTTGATGGCATCGTCCACCAAACGGATGCGGCCATTATTTTGGAATTAGAACCTACGGCCTCAGCCGCGACTGTGGAATTTATCAGTTTCCACCGGTTGGTGAAAGGCAGCTTGAATCGCATGCAGCAGGTGGCGGGGTTACAAAATTTTTTGACCCTAGTATCCGCCGAAATTCGTAAGCTCACGGGCTTTGATCGGGTCATGGTATATCGGTTTGACCATGATCATGCCGGCATTGTTGAGGCGGAAAGTAAAACGGACGCGTTATCGCCCTATTTGGGATTGCATTTTCCAGCGATTGATATCCCGCCCGCCGCGCGGGAATTGTTTCAAGATAGTCCACTACGTTTAATTCCGAATATCGACTATGCGCCAGTGCCGTTAATTGGGCATGATGATGAGCAGCCACCACTCGACATGAGCCGTTCCCTGTTGCGTCAGGCATCACCCTGTCACCTGGAATATCTGCGCAATATGGGGGTGGCCTCCACGATGATCATTCCCTTGATTAAAGATCAGCAGCTCTGGGGATTGATTGCCTGCCATCATCAAACTCCCAAAATGGTGTCCTATGAGATTCGCAGTGCCTGTGAATTTCTAGGTCAGGTAATGTGTTTGGAACTGAGCAGCAAGGTGAATCAAACCCAGCTGAACTATCAAGTCAAACTCCAACAGTTACAGGCCACGTTGATCGAAACCATTGTCCAGTCTGATGATCTCACTTCCGCCCTCGTCAAACCCGACGATCGTTTATTGTCTTTGGTTGGGGCACAAGGTGCCGCAGTCTGTCTCGATCAGGAGGTCACATTACTGGGGACGACACCCAATCCTGCGGAGATTCGTGAGTTATTGCTTTGGCTAACTGTCCAGGCCGAAAGTAACCTGTTTTACACGGATACCTTAGCGGAGCAGTATGCCCCGGCGGCAGCCTATCAGTCGATTGCCAGTGGTGTACTATTTTTACAAATCTCGCAGGTGCGTCACTACGCAATTCTCTGGTTTCGGCCGGAGGTCATCCAGACTGTGCAGTGGGCCGGGGAACCACAAGCAGCGATGGTGACGGACGCCACTGGAGCAATGGCTTTGAGCCCGCGCAAATCATTTGAAATCTGGCAGGAAACGGTCCATCATGCTTCTCTGCCGTGGAAAACGGAGGAAATTGCTAGTGCGCTGGAATTACGGAGTTCCCTTGTGGGAATTGTGCTGAACCGTGCCGATGAACTGGCGGAGCTGAATACCGAACTCACCCGGAGTAATCAAGAACTCGACTCCTTTGCCTACGCGGCATCCCATGATCTGCAAGAGCCATTGCGTGGCATCCATAACTATGCGACGTTTGTGCTGCAAGACTATGAAGATGCGATCGATGACGCCGGGATAGAGCGACTACAGACGATCGTCAGACTGACCCAGCGGATGGATAGCTTAATTAATGCATTGCTCCGATTTTCACGGCTCGGACAAGCGGCGCTAGAATGCAAACCGGTGGATTTGGATCGTATCCTCGACCGGGTAATTCGGTTGATGCAGGTGAATCGTTGTGACATGAATTTTGAGGTCCGGCGGCCAGCCGCGTTGGCCACAGCCCAATGTGCGCCTGTCTTAGTCGAAGAACTCTTTAGTAATCTCATCAGTAATGCGTTGAAATATAATGATCAGGCGACGAAATGGGTGGAAATTGGCATTCAACCCCCATGCGTGATCGAGGAACAGCCTGCTGCCACAATTTATTATGTGCGCGACAACGGCATTGGGATTCGGGAACGGCATCAAAACAAAATTTTTCAGCTCTTCAAGCGACTGCATGGCCAGAAAAAATATGGCGGCGGTACGGGTGCGGGTCTGACCATCGCGAAGAAAATCGTTGAACGGCATGGGGGCAAACTGTGGCTAGAAAGCACCTATGGTCAAGGCTCAACTTTTTACTTTACCCTCGGTCAATAA
- the hisD gene encoding histidinol dehydrogenase, whose translation MLLRIINQWTEAQAELRRICDRAHDEQIFNKEATVREVLQAVKRKGDEALLAYTQEFDQQSFTADQLRVTGSELDAAYRQVPDKLVAAIRLAKKQIEAFHRMRVPQSWVNFGDDNIVLGKRYTPVDRAGLYVPGGRASYPSTVLMNAVPAKVAEVPRVAMVTPPGPDGKVNPVVLVAAQEAGVDEIYRVGGAQAIAALAYGTETVPQVDVITGPGNIYVMLAKKQVYGTVGIDSLAGPSEVLVIADSQADPNHVAADLLAQAEHDPMAAAILITDDANLAEKVAKCVEEQLVDHPRRTLTEKAIAHYGMAIVVDSLEAAAALSNEFAPEHLELEIAEPWDLLPKIRHAGAIFLGYSTPEAVGDYLAGPNHTLPTSGAARYASPLCVETFLKHSSLIEYSPTALQKMAGAIDLMTAAEGLPSHGYSVKVRTEEPS comes from the coding sequence ATGCTGCTGCGAATCATTAACCAATGGACTGAAGCTCAAGCAGAACTGCGACGCATTTGCGATCGCGCCCATGATGAGCAGATCTTTAATAAAGAGGCCACCGTGCGGGAAGTTCTCCAAGCAGTGAAACGCAAGGGGGATGAAGCACTCCTTGCCTATACTCAGGAGTTTGATCAACAGTCCTTTACCGCCGATCAGTTGCGCGTCACGGGTTCGGAATTGGATGCCGCCTATCGCCAAGTACCGGATAAGTTGGTCGCGGCGATTCGCCTGGCTAAGAAGCAAATTGAAGCGTTTCACCGGATGCGCGTGCCCCAGAGCTGGGTGAATTTTGGTGATGACAATATTGTTTTAGGCAAACGCTATACGCCGGTCGATCGTGCCGGTCTCTATGTGCCCGGTGGCCGCGCCTCCTATCCCAGTACGGTGTTGATGAATGCTGTCCCGGCGAAAGTTGCCGAAGTGCCACGGGTCGCTATGGTGACACCACCAGGCCCGGATGGCAAAGTGAATCCAGTGGTGTTGGTGGCGGCCCAGGAAGCTGGTGTGGATGAAATTTATCGGGTCGGCGGTGCGCAGGCGATCGCTGCCCTTGCCTATGGCACAGAAACGGTGCCGCAGGTGGATGTGATTACGGGGCCGGGCAATATTTATGTGATGCTGGCGAAGAAGCAGGTCTACGGTACGGTGGGGATTGACTCCCTGGCCGGCCCTTCCGAGGTGCTGGTCATTGCTGATAGTCAAGCGGACCCCAATCACGTTGCGGCCGATTTGTTGGCCCAAGCGGAACATGACCCCATGGCAGCGGCAATTCTGATTACCGATGATGCGAATTTGGCCGAGAAAGTCGCGAAGTGTGTGGAAGAGCAGTTGGTTGATCACCCGCGACGGACGCTGACCGAAAAGGCGATCGCCCATTATGGCATGGCGATCGTGGTTGATTCCCTCGAAGCGGCGGCGGCGCTCTCGAACGAATTTGCCCCCGAGCACCTCGAGCTGGAAATTGCGGAACCTTGGGATTTGTTGCCAAAAATCCGGCATGCCGGGGCCATTTTCCTGGGCTATTCCACGCCAGAAGCCGTGGGTGACTATTTGGCCGGGCCGAATCATACGCTGCCGACTTCCGGTGCCGCTCGCTATGCCTCGCCCTTGTGTGTCGAGACATTCCTGAAGCATTCGAGTTTGATTGAATATTCGCCAACGGCGTTGCAAAAGATGGCGGGTGCGATCGATCTGATGACGGCGGCGGAGGGTCTGCCATCTCACGGTTATTCGGTCAAAGTGCGGACTGAAGAGCCGAGCTAG